One Hordeum vulgare subsp. vulgare chromosome 4H, MorexV3_pseudomolecules_assembly, whole genome shotgun sequence DNA window includes the following coding sequences:
- the LOC123447992 gene encoding uncharacterized protein LOC123447992, producing MLRRPRLLRDVSSPAASSLRRAFRSAASLEAILSHSHPSKTSSSEDQEDAAHLALYNYPTFAGAYSALAADLFHRRLRRRLLVLPFSSVEPFRAEDFKGAGFQSCYLLDFVGPRNFALELSRFIPSIVAFDHRQSTLARIPQLGRCPTNLDLRIDTSKSSARAAFDYFSNKLTLENPDSETCENLLSQEDEERVSNVVKYVEDADLRQWQLPGSRSFHTALRDERAKLNCVSNPQVFEQLMQLDVSDLLARGNLLAQNRLGAARKLIHNPFKIYLGRGLYGECLAIRADGDSKVSHEIGLELSKMSAGAGLRPIGAVVFMQRGLLKICLRTTDNTTNTAEIAKAHGGGGKPSSSSFALRMDEFSAWTRENT from the exons ATGCTCCGCCGCCCCCGCCTCCTGCGTGACGTCTCCTCGCCGGCGGCgtcctctctccggcgagccttcCGCTCGGCGGCCTCCCTGGAAGCCATCCTCTCACACTCCCACCCATCCAAGACCTCCTCCTCCGAGGACCAGGAGGACGCCGCCCACCTAGCGCTCTACAACTACCCCACCTTCGCCGGCGCCTACTCCGCGCTCGCCGCTGACCTCTtccaccgccgcctccgccgGCGCCTCCTCGTCCTCCCCTTTTCCTCCGTCGAGCCCTTCAG AGCGGAGGACTTCAAGGGTGCCGGGTTCCAATCTTGCTATCTTTTGGATTTCGTCGGTCCGAGGAATTTCGCGTTGGAGCTCTCTCGATTCATCCCCAG TATTGTGGCATTTGATCACCGGCAAAGCACACTAGCAAGGATCCCCCAGTTGGGTCGATGCCCGACTAACCTTGACCTCCGCATCGACACGTCAAAGAGCAGTGCCCGAGCTGCATTCGATTATTTCTCCAATAAGCTTACATTGGAAAACCCCGATTCC GAGACATGTGAGAACCTGTTGAGCCAAGAAGATGAGGAGCGGGTTTCAAATGTTGTCAAATATGTAGAGGATGCTGATCTGCGGCAATGGCAGCTGCCCGGTAGCAGATCATTTCATACAGCTCTCAGGGATGAGCGTGCAAAGTTAAATTGTGTCAGTAATCCTCAGGTTTTTGAGCAG CTAATGCAACTTGATGTTAGCGATCTGCTTGCTAGAGGGAATTTATTAGCTCAAAATCGTCTAGGGGCTGCAAGGAAGCTCATACACAATCCTTTCAAGATTTATCTCGGACGGGGGTTATATGGTGAATGCCTT GCAATCAGAGCCGACGGGGATTCAAAGGTGAGCCATGAAATCGGTTTGGAGTTGAGCAAGATGAGTGCTGGCGCCGGATTAAG ACCAATTGGAGCAGTGGTCTTTATGCAACGCGGACTGTTGAAGATCTGCTTGAGGACTACAGACAATACAACCAATACAGCAGAGATCGCCAAG GCACATGGTGGGGGTGGAAAGCCGAGCTCAAGCTCTTTCGCACTAAGGATGGACGAGTTCAGCGCCTGGACAAGAGAGAACACATGA